The Nostoc sp. NIES-3756 DNA window TTCAACAGTAAATCAATCAAATTCCCATCTAACAAACAGATGCGAAAAACAAAATTATCTCCTAATTTTGTCTTGGGTTGGCGACGATATCCAATTAATCCCGAAAGAGTAAATGGTGAGATTTGGGTGCGGTGAATGATATCTGCTGTTTGGGGATCTGCCAAAGTCAGCCAGTCCATAAATTGAGAGTGAAGCGCCCTTCCCAAGCTGACAGGAATTGGTTGCTGTGAAGCTGCACCTAGCTCAATCACCACAGCATATAAGTTAGCAGATTTAGGCGGTGATAGTAGTGCCGCATCCATAAGCTACTCCAACAGGTAAATAAGTTTTATTTGGTAGTTCCCAATAGTCTCCAGCCAGTTGCGCCTGACTGACTAAACTCACAGGTGGCATAACAATGCGGTTATATAACAATAGCCTGGATGATGTTGGTAAATCTAAGGGATTTAAAGGATGCTTGCTGATATATTCTCCAGAACGCTGTTTTAAATCGGAAATTTCTGTGGCTTCAATTCGCACCTTAGCAGACCATTTTCCTAATCTAATCCAATGGGGAATTTTGATAGTTTCACGGGCGAAAATATAAGTTTTATATTGACTACCCACTGCTAATTCTTTAGCGCGACCATAGTTAATAGGGTAATTACGTTTTGCACCTTCACCACCAAATTGCACAGATTTACCATAATAGGCAACTTGTGCTGCTTTAAAGGTATTTACTTGATAAGACCAAACCACAGGTAGGGCAGGAAAAACATAGATTCCTGCATGGTTGAGGTGTAGCAGATTTTGCTCTTGAGTCTTATCTAAATAACTAGGCTTTTGAGCGATCGCACCCTTAAGTCGATAAGGTCTAGGAATATAAACTGCTTCAAATAAAGCATAGCTCAATGCCCAATTATGCAGATACTTTTCTGTTTCATATAAAATCCCCATTTCACGAGTCGCAAA harbors:
- the cas5d gene encoding type I-D CRISPR-associated protein Cas5/Csc1 yields the protein MIIYECKLTLHDNVFFATREMGILYETEKYLHNWALSYALFEAVYIPRPYRLKGAIAQKPSYLDKTQEQNLLHLNHAGIYVFPALPVVWSYQVNTFKAAQVAYYGKSVQFGGEGAKRNYPINYGRAKELAVGSQYKTYIFARETIKIPHWIRLGKWSAKVRIEATEISDLKQRSGEYISKHPLNPLDLPTSSRLLLYNRIVMPPVSLVSQAQLAGDYWELPNKTYLPVGVAYGCGTTITA